One genomic region from Sphingobacterium multivorum encodes:
- a CDS encoding TatD family hydrolase: MVPQVPYIDLHTHRNYPIKERAILSVKNIALNHAEEITETDCSIGLHPWYIDGNSELALALMKGGLKQDQVLAIGECGLDKNIAIPLIQQQQVFDRQVQLAQVYRKPLIIHCVRAFQEIVGCLKKVNFNEAVVFHGYRKNWTLARQLIDQGYYLSIGGHCLNGSQDELLENISLSQLFLETDTDTTVEITTLYQYVARIRSIELEELKRALYQNYKKVFNK; the protein is encoded by the coding sequence TTGGTACCACAAGTTCCTTATATCGATCTACATACTCATCGGAATTATCCGATCAAAGAGCGCGCGATTCTCTCGGTGAAGAATATCGCATTGAATCATGCTGAAGAAATCACTGAAACAGATTGCTCCATAGGGTTACATCCATGGTATATAGACGGGAATTCTGAACTTGCTTTAGCCTTAATGAAAGGAGGATTAAAGCAGGATCAAGTTTTGGCGATAGGCGAATGCGGTTTGGATAAAAATATTGCCATTCCCCTCATCCAGCAGCAGCAGGTCTTTGATCGACAGGTTCAACTGGCTCAAGTTTATCGAAAACCGTTGATTATTCATTGTGTTCGAGCTTTTCAGGAGATTGTCGGTTGTTTAAAAAAAGTGAATTTTAACGAAGCTGTTGTTTTTCATGGCTATCGGAAAAATTGGACACTAGCTCGGCAATTAATTGATCAGGGGTACTATCTTTCAATAGGTGGACATTGTTTAAATGGAAGTCAAGACGAGCTTTTGGAAAATATTTCACTCAGTCAATTGTTTCTAGAAACGGATACAGATACGACCGTAGAAATTACTACGCTTTATCAATACGTAGCTCGGATCAGATCGATCGAGTTGGAGGAGCTAAAGCGGGCTTTATACCAAAATTATAAGAAAGTATTTAATAAGTGA
- a CDS encoding tRNA threonylcarbamoyladenosine dehydratase, with amino-acid sequence MKDLSWLSRTEALIGRSAVEKLANSHVMVLGLGGVGSFAAEFICRAGVGKMTIIDGDTVDPSNRNRQLPALATNHGEAKAEIMRERLLAINPELDLTVIQDFIIPEKIPALLDLAPDYCVEAIDSITPKLFFIRRALEAKIPFVSSMGAGGKVDPTKIKIADIGKSYNCKLAQHIRKKLRKHGIRDGVKVAFSTELPNKDSLLYTDGSNFKKSAYGTMSYLPAAFGGAIASVAIRDLIENA; translated from the coding sequence ATGAAAGATTTAAGTTGGCTGTCACGTACCGAAGCATTGATAGGTCGATCAGCGGTTGAAAAATTGGCAAATTCACATGTGATGGTTTTGGGATTAGGTGGTGTTGGATCATTTGCCGCGGAATTTATATGCCGAGCAGGAGTTGGGAAAATGACCATTATCGATGGAGACACTGTAGATCCATCCAACCGTAATAGACAATTGCCTGCCTTGGCAACCAATCACGGTGAAGCAAAAGCTGAAATTATGCGGGAAAGATTGTTGGCCATTAATCCTGAGTTGGATTTAACCGTAATACAAGATTTTATCATTCCAGAAAAGATACCAGCTTTGTTAGATTTGGCGCCAGATTATTGTGTCGAAGCTATTGATAGTATTACACCGAAACTATTTTTTATTCGGAGAGCTTTGGAAGCCAAAATACCATTTGTAAGTTCAATGGGTGCCGGTGGCAAAGTGGATCCGACAAAAATAAAAATTGCCGATATCGGTAAATCCTATAATTGTAAGTTGGCCCAGCATATCCGTAAGAAGTTGCGTAAACATGGTATTCGTGACGGAGTGAAAGTGGCATTTTCAACTGAACTTCCAAACAAGGATTCGTTACTGTATACCGATGGAAGTAATTTTAAAAAGTCTGCCTATGGTACGATGTCCTATTTGCCAGCAGCCTTTGGTGGCGCCATAGCTTCTGTTGCTATACGAGATTTAATAGAAAATGCTTAA